The Arachis hypogaea cultivar Tifrunner chromosome 19, arahy.Tifrunner.gnm2.J5K5, whole genome shotgun sequence genome has a window encoding:
- the LOC112777599 gene encoding hevamine-A: MFSANNKTAMASNKSSRTHQALALLLFFLLTLSSAHAKDGIATYWGQKNGDGTLTSTCDTGNFEIVNLASLSTFGCGRTPEWNFAGHCRSWSRCKKLAPEIKHCQRNGVKVFLSLGGADGFYSLCSPKDAKSVSDYLYNNFLSGRKGPFGSVYLDGIDLDIEGGSNLYWDDLARELDTRRKQDRYFYLSAAPECSFTDHYLDTAIRTWLFDYIFVQFYNNPPCQYSNGDASLLLSSWNTWTSYVKLNNTVFMGLPAAPDAAPSGGYISPQDLCTKVLPNIKHTPNYGGVMLWDRYRDITNHYGNQIKDCVEVDDSVRVSQTLMATLSNTVSQCVPAAFNRIVPKLRPF; this comes from the exons ATGTTCTCCGCTAACAACAAAACCGCTATGGCTTCCAACAAGAGTAGTAGAACTCATCAAGCACTAGCATTGCTCCTGTTCTTCCTCCTCACCCTCTCCTCTGCACACGCCAAAGATGGCATAGCCACATACTGGGGGCAGAAAAATGGCGACGGCACCTTAACCTCCACATGCGACACCGGAAACTTCGAGATTGTGAACCTCGCCTCTCTCAGCACTTTCGGTTGTGGCAGAACTCCAGAATGGAACTTTGCTGGCCACTGTAGATCATGGTCCCGTTGTAAAAAACTCGCACCAGAAATCAAACATTGCCAAAGAAACGGTGTGAAGGTGTTCCTTTCCCTTGGAGGAGCCGATGGGTTCTACTCCTTATGCTCGCCGAAAGATGCCAAGAGCGTCTCCGACTATCTTTACAACAACTTCCTGAGTGGCCGAAAGGGTCCATTTGGGAGTGTGTACCTTGATGGCATTGATTTGGACATTGAAGGTGGTTCAAACCTTTATTGGGATGACTTAGCTAGAGAACTCGATACACGCAGAAAGCAAGACAG GTACTTTTACTTGTCGGCAGCACCAGAATGTTCCTTCACAGATCACTACCTTGATACCGCCATTAGAACTTGGCTTTTCGATTACATATTCGTTCAGTTCTACAACAACCCTCCATGCCAATATAGTAACGGCGACGCATCTTTGCTCTTATCTTCATGGAATACATGGACCTCCTATGTGAAGCTCAATAACACGGTGTTTATGGGGCTACCCGCTGCACCTGATGCAGCTCCCAGCGGTGGCTATATTTCACCGCAAGATCTGTGTACTAAGGTTCTTCCAAACATCAAGCACACTCCTAACTATGGTGGCGTCATGCTTTGGGATAGGTACCGCGATATTACTAACCACTACGGCAATCAAATCAAGGATTGTGTTGAAGTTGATGATAGTGTTAGGGTGTCCCAAACATTGATGGCAACGTTATCAAACACTGTATCTCAATGTGTACCTGCAGCTTTCAACCGCATCGTACCGAAACTAAGACCCTTTTAG
- the LOC112775265 gene encoding coiled-coil domain-containing protein SCD2 — protein MVMERKGSESPVSVRQWSSESSSLSSRNGAAGHARSSSLTLTGNNGISTVKRNQNVAAKAAAQRLAQVMASQTADDDDDDDDDDLGFRYAAPPPLSLSRNAIKSTSNITSRTRRSPSPALPQNPVVVEEAPASASYLRPAPALSPAPAPAQSPTVNRPPLSLRTPTLAAAAPAPAPAPLDPLIRSNKSKDKRFPFDSGLVQPKDSGGNRDASALLDEVDMLQEENESILDKLRVEEERCKEAEARVRELEKQVASLGEGVSLEAKLLSRKEAALRQREAALKNAKDSKDGIGKEITSLKAAVENAKVEVAAAVSQLNGAESEVKALRSMTHRMILTQKEMEEVVLKRCWLARYWGLAAKYGICADVAVSKYELWSSLAPLPFEVVLSAGQKAKEECWEKGDEAPDKRSKLVPDLNDLTGEGNIENMLSVEMGLKELASLKVEDAIVQVLAQQRRPSSARQSVSDIKSPGDPKFMEAFELSPEESEDVLFKEAWLTYFWRRAKAHGIEEDIAKERLQFWIGRSVHSPTSHDAVDVDQGLLELRKLGIEHRLWEASRKEVDHEYTIAPTLTT, from the exons ATGGTGATGGAGCGTAAAGGAAGTGAGAGCCCGGTTTCTGTCAGGCAGTGGAGCAGTGAATCTAGCTCTCTTTCTTCACGTAATGGTGCTGCTGGCCATGCTCGCTCCTCCTCCCTAACTCTCACCGGAAACAATGGAATCTCAACCGTCAAGAGGAATCAAAATGTTGCCGCCAAAGCCGCCGCTCAGCGCCTCGCACAGGTCATGGCTTCCCAGACCGCCGACGACGAtgatgacgacgacgacgacgatctCGGATTTCGCTACGCTGCTCCTCCACCTCTCTCTCTATCCAGGAATGCCATCAAATCTACCAGCAACATCACCTCCCGCACTCGTAGATCTCCCTCTCCTGCG TTACCTCAGAATCCTGTGGTTGTGGAAGAAGCACCAGCATCAGCGTCGTATCTTCGTCCGGCTCCGGCACTATCACCGGCACCGGCACCGGCACAATCACCTACCGTGAATAGACCACCGCTCAGCCTCAGGACTCCTACTCTGGCCGCAGCAGCTCCAGCTCCAGCTCCAGCTCCACTCGACCCTCTCATTCGCTCCAATAAGTCAAAGGATAAAAG GTTTCCGTTTGACTCCGGCCTTGTTCAACCAAAAGATTCAGGAGGAAACCGTGATGCTTCTGCACTTCTTGATGAG GTTGATATGCTCCAGGAAGAGAATGAAAGCATTCTTGACAAG CTCAGAGTTGAGGAAGAGAGATGCAAGGAAGCAGAGGCCAGAGTTAGGGAGCTTGAGAAACAG GTAGCTTCTCTTGGAGAAGGTGTATCTTTGGAAGCTAAACTTTTGAGCAG AAAGGAAGCAGCATTGCGCCAAAGAGAG GCTGCACTTAAAAATGCCAAAGACTCTAAGGATGGAATTGGTAAGGAAATCACATCTCTGAAGGCTGCAGTTGAG AATGCAAAAGTTGAAGTGGCAGCTGCTGTGAGCCAGTTAAATGGAGCTGAATCTGAAGTGAAAGCTCTTCGGTCAATGACACACAGAATGATATTAACTCAGAAAGAAATG GAGGAAGTTGTTCTTAAGAGGTGTTGGCTTGCTCGGTATTGGGGTTTAGCTGCAAAATATG GCATTTGTGCAGATGTTGCAGTTTCAAAGTATGAACTTTGGTCATCATTAGCCCCTCTTCCTTTTGAGGTTGTCCTTTCTGCAGGACAAAAAGCTAAGGAGGAATGCTGGGAAAAAG GTGATGAAGCCCCAGATAAGAGGAGCAAACTTGTTCCAGACTTGAATGATCTTACTGGAGAAGGAAATATCGAGAATATGCTTTCAGTTGAAATGGGACTGAAGGAGCTTGCATCTTTAAAG GTTGAGGATGCTATTGTGCAAGTATTAGCCCAACAACGTCGTCCAAGTTCTGCTCGACAATCTGTCTCAG ATATTAAATCACCAGGGGACCCGAAGTTCATGGAAGCCTTTG AATTAAGTCCAGAGGAGTCTGAGGATGTTCTTTTCAAGGAG GCTTGGCTTACATATTTTTGGAGAAGAGCAAAGGCTCATGGTATAGAGGAGGACATTGCCAAAGAACGTCTTCAGTTTTGGATTGGTCGAAGTGTGCATTCTCCTACCTCGCATGATGCTGTTGACG tTGACCAAGGACTTTTGGAGCTCAGGAAACTGGGGATTGAACATCGACTCTGGGAAGCATCCAGGAAAGAAGTTGATCACGAATATACTATTGCACCAACATTAACGACTTGA
- the LOC112775267 gene encoding delta(3,5)-Delta(2,4)-dienoyl-CoA isomerase, peroxisomal yields the protein MAEEKYKTLEVVEKNPKSGVFHLYLNRPRQRNALTYDFFTEFPKALYALDHNRDVNVIVLSGAGDHFCSGIDISQLKSITQSYHDAGESLRRQILAMQDSVTALERCRKPVIASIHGACIGGAIDIVTACDLRYCTEDAFFSVKEVDLALAADLGTLQRLPLIVGYGNAMELALTARRFSGSEAKQLGLVSRAFPSKDDLDQAVSVLAQEIAAKSPLAIMGTKTVLLKSRDLTVDQGLDFVATMNSARLLSSDLTEAVAAQLQKRKPVFSKL from the exons ATGGCGGAGGAGAAATACAAAACCCTAGAGGTAGTAGAGAAGAACCCCAAATCAGGGGTGTTCCACCTTTACTTGAATCGTCCGAGACAACGCAACGCTCTGACGTATGATTTCTTCACTGAGTTCCCCAAAGCCCTGTATGCCCTGGACCACAACCGTGACGTCAACGTCATCGTGTTATCCGGCGCAGGTGATCACTTCTGCTCCGGCATCGACATTTCCCAGTTGAAATCTATCACGCAGTCCTACCACGATGCCGGGGAGAGTCTCCGTCGGCAGATCCTGGCGATGCAAGATTCCGTCACGGCGTTGGAGCGGTGCCGAAAGCCAGTGATTGCTAGTATCCATGGCGCTTGCATCGGGGGTGCAATTGACATCGTGACAGCCTGTGACTTAAGGTATTGCACGGAGGACGCGTTCTTTTCGGTGAAGGAGGTTGATTTGGCCCTGGCTGCTGATCTCGGCACTCTTCAGAGACTGCCATTAATTGTTGGCTACGGTAACGCCATGGAGTTGGCCTTGACAGCTCGCCGGTTTTCCGGTTCCGAGGCTAAGCAGTTGGGCCTCGTTTCTCGCGCTTTCCCTTCCAAAGATGACCTCGATCAAGCTGTCTCGGTTCTTGCTCAGG AAATTGCTGCCAAGTCTCCCCTTGCAATCATGGGGACAAAAACAGTGCTGCTTAAAAGTAGGGACTTAACTGTGGATCAGGGATTGGACTTTGTTGCAACCATGAATTCTGCCAGATTGTTGTCAAGTGATTTAACTGAAGCAGTAGCAGCACAACTGCAGAAACGAAAGCCAGTTTTCTCGAAGCTGTGA
- the LOC112779095 gene encoding uncharacterized protein — translation MVTLYDRDNSEFTVAETTPTGSFSLGSYRVSLASRTCDCGYFQALHFPCQHALACCAYSRVTWTSYVHSVYQISYVFSVYRMGFTPLIPEGFWPPYDGPTVIPDPDKRRAREGRPRSTRIRTNMDEANPNRPKRCGLCRQPGHTHRSCPQLGGSSHTGGH, via the coding sequence ATGGTGACTTTGTATGACcgggataactccgagttcaccgtaGCAGAGACCACTCCGACTGGTTCTTTCTCGTTGGGTAGCTACAGAGTATCGCTTGCCTCTCGGACATGTGACTGCGGGTACTTCCAGGCGCTTCATTTCCCGTGTCAACACGCACTTGCATGCTGTGCCTACTCACGGGTTACATGGACCTCTTATGTTCACAGCGTGTATCAGATTAGTTATGTATTCAGTGTGTATCGGATGGGATTCACACCTCTGATCCCGGAGGGCTTCTGGCCACCTTACGACGGGCCCACGGTGATTCCGGACCCTGACAagaggcgtgcgagagagggtcgTCCGAGATCCACTAGGATACGGACGAATATGGACGAGGCAAATCCGAACCGGCCAAAGAGGTGTGGCCTCTGTCGCCAACCCGGACACACACATCGGAGTTGCCCACAGCTTGGAGGATCGTCTCACACAGGAGGCCATTAG
- the LOC112779098 gene encoding exocyst complex component EXO70C1-like, with protein MEKSFSFSSYHFSAASQKQRDKDLESSSSTRGGPQWKSAGGEEELAAFFQDHDTILQVSEEVDGFLETSATTPPLLQVPDCVHRLTKILDSMVYRYNTGKSKLGKDAEDDDLFLAVVDRISKISAILSTFPCDPSVLDKTTFSLEKAMSFLEKHLCTILQDPKSSTTTTTPTSSYHGSFRSGSGSESKPKPPKKSSSFGSLTQVHDAALCSPFDLVNLSDPPIIPTLSSHQDQDQDTTFPAFSPEKVSLMNKIASAMIAAGYQTECCVAFASFRRIAFKTALQEFGYVSVGMEEIHKMQWEMLEGEIATWNNAVRHCITVLFNGEKKLYASVFPNQQSISQNLLSDLARAVIIHFLNFAQGVVLTLLTVEKLFKFLDMYETLRDVVEIAIADGSYLERCRKELAHEIATTKLRIAEATMAMFRDLENSVKGDNDRVPVPNGAIHPLTRYVMNYLEYACEYKDTLEQVLRQCLQDDYHTCRYYSPIRKIELEEDDGTPKNSALAIQLMTIMDLLSLNLEYKAMLYKDFALRSVFLMNNGRYIVQKVKGCKDLHLCMGDNWCRKRQSGLKLHHKNYRTETWSKVLNCLSTDGLQGNTSSVLSPRANKDKKPKQELKDKFKRFNSTFEDIYKTQSSWVVSDEQLKSELRASIAALVIPAYRSFYGRFKHHLNSSRHVDKYIKYHPEDIEAIIEELFDGGTTKRKS; from the coding sequence ATGGAGAAATCCTTCAGTTTTTCATCATATCATTTTAGCGCTGCTTCTCAGAAACAGAGAGACAAGGATTTGGAATCATCATCATCCACTCGCGGCGGTCCTCAATGGAAATCAGCCGGAGGAGAGGAGGAACTGGCGGCATTCTTCCAGGACCACGACACCATCCTACAAGTTTCCGAGGAAGTGGATGGTTTCCTTGAAACCAGTGCCACCACTCCTCCTCTTCTACAAGTCCCTGATTGCGTCCACCGTCTAACCAAGATATTGGATTCCATGGTGTATAGATACAACACCGGTAAAAGCAAGTTGGGCAAAGATGCAGAAGATGATGACTTGTTTCTCGCCGTTGTGGATCGCATCTCAAAGATCTCTGCTATTCTCTCTACCTTCCCCTGTGATCCCTCTGTCTTGGACAAAACTACCTTCTCCTTGGAAAAAGCTATGTCGTTCTTGGAGAAACATCTCTGCACCATTTTACAGGATCCAAAatcatccaccaccaccaccacccctaCCTCCAGCTACCACGGCAGCTTTCGATCCGGATCCGGATCCGAATCCAAACCTAAACCTCCTAAAAAATCATCATCCTTCGGTTCTCTTACTCAAGTTCATGATGCGGCGCTTTGTTCTCCCTTtgaccttgtaaatctcagtgaTCCTCCTATAATACCTACTCTATCGTCTCATCAGGATCAAGATCAAGATACAACGTTCCCTGCATTCTCTCCGGAGAAAGTTTCACTCATGAACAAGATCGCCAGCGCCATGATCGCCGCGGGATATCAAACGGAGTGTTGCGTGGCTTTCGCCAGCTTCAGGAGGATCGCCTTCAAAACCGCGCTGCAAGAGTTCGGGTACGTGAGCGTAGGCATGGAAGAGATCCATAAAATGCAATGGGAAATGCTGGAAGGAGAGATTGCCACGTGGAACAACGCGGTTCGACATTGCATAACCGTTTTGTTCAACGGCGAAAAAAAGCTCTACGCCTCAGTTTTCCCCAATCAACAATCCATATCTCAAAACCTCTTGAGCGATCTTGCACGCGCCGTAATCATTCATTTCCTGAACTTCGCACAAGGTGTCGTGTTAACATTGCTCACCGTAGAGAAGCTGTTCAAGTTTCTAGACATGTATGAGACGCTGAGGGACGTGGTGGAGATCGCCATCGCCGACGGTTCTTACTTAGAGAGGTGCAGGAAGGAGCTGGCGCACGAGATAGCCACCACCAAGCTTCGAATAGCAGAGGCCACCATGGCCATGTTTCGCGACTTGGAAAATTCCGTTAAGGGTGACAACGACAGGGTTCCGGTTCCTAACGGCGCAATTCATCCATTGACGCGCTATGTGATGAATTATCTGGAGTATGCTTGCGAGTACAAGGACACATTGGAACAAGTTCTGCGACAATGCCTTCAGGATGATTATCATACTTGCCGTTATTACAGTCCTATCCGCAAAATCGAGTTAGAGGAGGACGATGGAACGCCTAAGAATTCAGCCTTGGCGATTCAGTTAATGACAATCATGGACCTGTTGAGCTTGAATCTTGAGTACAAGGCCATGTTGTATAAGGATTTTGCATTGAGAAGTGTTTTCTTGATGAATAATGGGAGGTACATAGTGCAGAAGGTGAAAGGGTGCAAAGATCTTCACCTATGCATGGGTGACAATTGGTGTAGAAAGAGGCAATCCGGGTTAAAACTGCACCATAAAAATTACCGGACAGAAACATGGTCTAAGGTTTTGAACTGCCTTAGTACAGATGGACTTCAAGGAAACACGAGTAGTGTGTTAAGCCCGAGAGCCAATAAAGATAAAAAGCCAAAACAAGAGCTAAAAGATAAGTTTAAACGTTTCAATAGCACGTTTGAAGATATATATAAAACGCAGAGTTCTTGGGTGGTTAGTGATGAACAGCTTAAGTCTGAGCTCAGAGCTTCAATAGCTGCTTTGGTGATCCCAGCTTACCGCTCCTTTTATGGCAGATTCAAGCACCATTTAAATTCTAGTAGACATGTTGACAAGTATATTAAGTATCATCCTGAAGATATTGAGGCTATAATTGAAGAACTATTTGATGGGGGTACTACTAAAAGGAAATCGTGA